GAAGTTGCTCGCCGCGAAGTTGATGACCGGCCCGACCGGCGTCAGGTAGCGGCGCACATCGGGGCGCGGTCCGAGCGCAAAGTTCGGATCGGCGGCGTCGATGCGTGCGTCGAGGTACGAACCGTCGACGACGGTGTCTGCGAATACACGAAGCTGAACGGCGGTGCGCTTGAGCTCACCGCGCAAGCGCCCCTCGGCAAGCCCGGTCTCGGCCATGCCGATCGGAACGAGCGCATCAGCATTCGCCTCAAGCGCGTCGGCTGCAGCCACGATGGCGCGTGCACGCACAGCGGGTGAAATGCGCGACAGCGCACGGAACGCCCCATCGGCGTTCTGCGCGATCTCATCGACACTCGTGGTTGTGGCGCTGGTGTCCGTTGTCATATGTGTCCTCCTAGAAGACGAATCCGGTCGGGAAAGGGTCCGTCGGGTCGAGCAGGTACTGCCCCATGCCCGTCACCCAAGCCCGCCCGGTGATGGTCGGAATGACGGCGGGCGTGCCGTCTACCTCGGTCTCGGCGATGATCCGCCCCGTGAAGCGGCTGCCGATGAACGATTCGTTGACGAAGTCGGTGTCGAGCGCGAGCTCACCGCGCGCCCACAGCTCGGCCATGCGGGCGGAGGTTCCCGTGCCGCATGGCGAGCGGTCGAACCAGCCAGGGTGAATCGCCATGGCGTGGCGCGAAAGCTGCGCGTTGGAGTCGGGCGCGATGAACTCGACGTGATGGCAGTGGTCGACGCCGGAGATCGACGGATGCTTCGGAGCATCCTGCTCGTTGATCGCCGCCATGATCGCCAGGCCCGCATCAAGGATCTCTTGCTGACGCGTGCGGTCGAAGGACAGTCCGACGTCGTTGAGATTCACCATGGCGTAGTAATTGCCGCCGAACGCGAGCGAGTAGGGCACCTCGCCGAGGCCGGGAACTGTGATCACAGCATCCAGTCTGTCGACAAAGCTGGGAACATTCTCGATTGTGACGGCGTCCGCGTGCCCATCGCTCACGTCGACGCGGGCGATCACGAGACCGGCCGGGGTGTCGAGGCGAATCGTGGTGACGGGTTCGACGACCTCCACCATGCCTGTTTCGACGAGCACGGTGGCTGTGCCGATCGTGCCGTGGCCGCACATGGGAAGGCAGCCGGATGCTTCGATGTACACGATGCCCCAGTCGCAATCGTCCCGCGTGGGAGGCTGCAGCAGTGCGCCGCTCATGGACGCATGGCCACGCGGCTCGTTCATGAGAAACTGCCGCAGTTCATCCATGTGCTCGATGACGTGCAGTCGCTTGTCGTTCATGGTCGCCCCAGGGATGACGCCGACGCCGCCCGTTACGACGCGCGTCGGCATCCCCTCGGTGTGTGAATCGACCGCGGTGATCACACGGCTTGCTCGCATATGAAAACCCTAGCGGCTCGCGATGTAGTCGAGGGCGCGCTTGGTGTCGCGCGTGACTCCCTCGATCTGCTCTGCCGAGAGCGGTCCGCGCGGCGGACGGGTGCGACCACCGTAGGTGTTGCCCGCAACATCCTGAGACAGCTTGATCGCTTGAACGAACTCGGTCTCGGAGTCCCACCAGAACACCGGGCGCAGCTCGCGGTACAGGTCGCGCGCCTCGTCGATCTTGCCCGCATACACGAGCTCGCAGATCTCAGCGGACTCCTTCGGGAACACGTTGGGGTACCCGGCGAACCAGCCGACGGCTCCGGCGACGAGCGACTCGAAGAGCAGATCATCAGCACCGGCGACGACGTCGATGTCGCAGGCATCCTGAATGTCCATGACCCGGCGGATGTCGGTGGAGAACTCCTTGACGGCGACAACGTTCTCGAGCTTCGCCAGCTCGGCGATCAGGTCGGGCGTGAGGTCAACCTTGGTGTCGAGGGGGTTGTTGTAGAGCATCATCGGCAGGCCGACCTCGTTCACCTTGCTGTAGTGCTCAATCACCTCGTCGCGGTTGGCGCGGTAGATGGTGGGCGGAAGGCACAGCACGGCGTCCGCTCCGTCTTCCTTCGCATACTCGGCCCACTGCACGGCCTGGTGCCAGCCGACTCCGTGCACTCCGGCAACGACGATGCCGCGACCGGCGACAGCCTCGACGGCGACCTGGATCACCTTGCGACGCTCGTCGTCTGTGAGCGACGAGTACTCGCCGAGCGACCCGTTGGGGCCGACGCCGCGGCATCCGTTCTCGATCAGAAAGTTGCAGTGTTCGGCGAACTTCTCGTAGTCAACAGCGAGCCCTGCGGGAGCGCTTGCGTCTTCTTTGAACGGAAGAGTCGTCGCGACGACGACGCCTCCGAGGTCAAACTTCTTGCTCATTGCTTACCTTTCAGTGTTTCTTCTGGTGCGACGTTTCTTCGGTTGGAAGTTCCACGGATGCATTGGCGAGATCGCCGATGCGCACCGGGGAGACGATGGGTCTGCGGTCTGTTGCAACGCCGTCGGCAAACGTGCCGCCGAGCAGCTCCTCGACGCTGCGCCCGCAGATGCGGCCCTGGCAGATGCCGAGGCCAGCGCGTGTCGAGAGTTTGAGTGAGCGGAGCCCGCACGAGGCGGTCTGCGACTGGATGCTGGCGAGCTCACCGCTCGTCACCTCTTCACAGCGGCACACCGTTGTGTCGTCGCGCAACCAACTGGTCCAGCCGGGGCGCGGGGCGTGCACAGCGTCGAGTCGGTCGCCGAACGAGACGAAGCGGTCGCGTGCGCGAGCGGCACGGCTGATCTCTGCCGACCGTGGGCCGCGCGCGGCGAAATGCCCCGCGATGGAGCCTTCGGCAAGCGCAGCATCGGCACCGGCGATCCCGGTCAGCTCACCCGCGGCGTAGACACCCCGGATGCTGGTCTGCTGACGCACATCGACCTCGACGAACCGCTCGGCGGTGATGCTGCATCCTGCCGCGATCGCCAACTCGAGGCGCGGTGTGAATCCGTGGCTGACGCAGACAGCATCCGTTTCGATCGTCGTCTCGGTTCCTGCAATGGGTGACCAGCTCGCGTCGACGCGAGCGACGGTCGCCGCCTCGACGCGGTCGGTGCCGTGCGCCTCAATGACCGCGCGGCCCGTGAAATACGGGATGCCGTGGCGCACGTGTCCCGCAACATAGCCGGCGAGCTCCGGCATCTTGCCGACGGCGGCCCCGAGCTGCCAGGGCTTCGCACCCCAGCCGCGCATAAGCGCCGCGGTTGTCGTCGCCTCGTACACGCCGAGAACGCGAGCGCCGGTGAGCGCAAGCGACTGGGCAACGGGAAGCAGAAAGGGCCCCGCCCCGGCGACGATGGCGCGTGATCCGAGGGCGATGCGCTCTGACTTCGCGAGGGCTTGAGCGGCGCCGGCCGTGTAGACGCCGGGCAGGGTCCAACCGGGGAACGGAAGGGTACGGTCGTGCGCGCCAGTGGCCAGAATGAGCGCCTCTGGCTCGAGCGTGAGTGCCGTTCGGCCCACGGAGTCGACGGGGCCGACGTGCGCGTGAACCCGGGGAGCGCCGTCGTCTCGCTGCTCGATAAGCCACACCTGCGCATTCTGAACGAGCGTGCACGACGGATGCTGCGTCACCTCGCTCGCGAGAGCCTCGAACGTGCTCCAGCCGTGGTGCAGAACACGCTGCTTCGCCGCGTGGGCTGCGTCGGGAAGGTGCCGCCAGAACTGGCCGCCGAGCTGATCGGACGAGTCGAGTAGGGTGACGTCCGCACCGGCGCGAAGTGCCGAGCGGGCTGCAGCGAGCCCAGCGGGGCCTGCGCCGATGACGACGATTGTCATGATGCCTCGCCTTCCTCGCTCGGGCGGGCCTCATTCTGCAGTGCGACGACATCTCCGTCGCAGGCGCGACGCTGGCAGGCGCGCACGTCTCGCTCATCGCCGACGGTGAGAATGCAGTCGTAGCAGACGCCGATGCCGCAGAAGATGCCGCGCGGTCGACGGTCGCGGCTCGTCGTGCGCCAGGAGTCGCGACCGTTCTCAAGCAGCACGCCCGCGATCGTGCTCCCGGAAGATCCCGTGAGCTGTTCGCCGTCGACGATGATGCTGACGTGTTCGGCGTCGATGCGCTCGGTCGGGTCGTGCTCGGGGGACAGGCGGTGCGCGGTCATGCGGCACTCTCCTCTGCCGTCAGGGCTGCGGCGAGCGACGGGCGCGCAACACTGAAGGCGTCGGCGTCAAGTTCTGGTGTGCGGCCCGCGTAGAGGTCGCTCACGAGGTCGGCCGTCGAGATCGACAGACCGATGCCGGCGCCCTCGTGGCCGGTCGCGTGCCAGAGGCCGGGAAGGCGATGGTCGGGGCCGATGACCGGCAGATGGTCGGGCATGAACGGCCGAAATCCGCCGTAGGCGCGCATAATGCTTGCGGTGCGCAGAAACGGGAAGACGCGGGTGCTCTTGGCCGCGATCTCACGGATCACCTCGGCGCGCAGTCGAGAATCGAAGCCGATCTGCTCACGGCTCGATCCGATCAGCACGGTGCCGGCTGCCGTCGACTCGATGACGCTCGACGTCTGCAGCGCCGCGTCGTTGGACTGCGTCGCGCCGAAGTAGTCACCGTCATACACCTTGCGGAAGATGCGGTGAGGCATCCGCGTGGTGACGAGCACGACGCCCCGGCGCGGGCGAACGGGAAGAGTAACGCCCATCCTCGACGCGACGTCTGCGGCCCAGGGGCCCGCCGCGTTGATGACCGCCGGTGCGGCCACCGCACCGGCGGTCGTCTGCACGCCCGTGAGCTCGCCTGTGGCCGAGCGGATGCTGCTGAGCACGTCTACGCCGCAGCGCACGTCGGCTCCCGCATGACGAGCAGACGCCAACAGCGCTTCTGTGGCGATGACTGGCTGCACCTGGGAGTCCTGCGGGTAAGCGACGGCCGCTGTGATGCCGGGGTTGATGTGTGGCTCGAGGCTGAGTGCCTCGCTGATGTCGATGATCTGCGCGTCAACGCCCGCATCGGCCTGCGAGCGAGCAAAGTGCTTAAGCGGCTCGGCGCCGGCCTCGGTCGTCGCAACCACGAGGCCGCCCTTGCGCTCGAACTCGATATCGGGAAATCCTGCGCCGAGCTCATCGGCGAGTTCGGCTGCGAGCTTGATCCAGCGGCCGTTTGCGTGCAGTGCAAGCTCGAGCTCGCGCCCCGGGGCTTTGTCGGAGACGAGCAGGTTGCCTTCGCCCTGTCCGCTCGTGCCGGCCGCGGCCGCAGCGCGCTCGAGAACGACAACGCTCACGCCATCACGACTGAGGGCACGGGCGATCGCTGCGCCGACGATGCCGGCGCCGATGATCGCGACGTCGTACCCCATGTCACCCTCTCCCTCGTGAGCCTGTCATATGTAATATGTCACACATTGCTAAATTTGTGAAGTGCTTCACACGATTTCCCTCTGAGAATCACGGTCCGCGTGGGCAACCGTCAAAAATGGCGACGTGCGACACGAGAACTTCGCCACTTTTGGCCACTGCTCATGCGGCGGTGACGTCGATCATCACGCAGCATCCTCGGGCTTGCCCGACCACCAGCCGAGCGTGTGGTGGATGTGCCGCGCCATGAGGTCGCGGGCACCCTCCTGGTCGCCCGCCGCCAGCAGCTGAAGCAGCTCGACGTGCTCTGCAGCCGAGTCCTGCAGCTTCTGCGTCTTCACCATCGACGCAAGTCCGACGAGACGTGTGCGTGACCGCAGGTCGGCGACGACCTCGGCGAGATGCCGGTTGCCGAGCAGCCGCGTGAGCGCCATGTGAAACGCGTGATCCGACTGCAGATATGTGGCCAGGTCGCCTCCCGCGGCGCCGGCGACAATCTCGTCGGCGAGCGCACGCAGTTCGCCCATGCGCTCGGACGGAAAACTCGCCGCCAGCTCGTACATGGCCGGGGGCTCAAGCCACAATCGCACCTTGGCGATCTGCGCGAGCTCCTCTTCGCTCACGCTCGTGACGCGAAAACCCTTATTGCGCACCGGTTCGACGAACCCGCGCCGCGCGAGCCCGAGCATGGCCTCGCGCACCGGCGTGGCTGAGACGCCGAACTTGCCGGCGAGAGTCGGCACTGTCAGCAGCTCTCCCGGAGCCAGCTCCCCCGAGATAATGCCCGTCGACAGCATCTGCTGCACGTAGTCGCGCAGACTCGACTGCTGCGGTATGGGCTGAATCGCACTCGTCGACATCTAATTCCGTCCCCTCACGAGCTCTCTGCACCGAGATGTTTTGCTGTCCACGCTTCGATTCCGTCTGCGCTGATCGGGAGCGCGTCAGAGAGCACTTCTGAGTCTCGTTCCGTGACCAAGATATCGTCTTCGAGACGAACACCGATGCCCCTCAACTCAGGGGGCACTGTCTCGTCGAAGGCGTGGAAGTACAATCCGGGCTCTACCGTGAGCACCATACCGTCTGTGAGCGGTGCTCCCTGATAAGCGGAGTAGTCGGCCCGTGCGCAGTCGTGAACGTCGAGCCCGAGGTGATGGCCGACGCCGCAGACGATGTACCGGCGATGCTGCTGCCCCCGCTCGCTCAGCGCCTCGTCGACCGAGACCGGAAGCAGCCCCCAGTCGTCGAGCCCACGAGCGATCACCTCCATCATCACTGTGTGGAAGTCGCTGAACTGCGCGCCAGGACGCACCGCGTCGAGCCCTGCCCGATGCGCTTTCTCGACGAGGTCGTGCACCTGTCGCTGTGCGGGCGAGAACGTGCCTGAGACCGGGAGCGTGCGCGTGACGTCCGCCGTATAGAAGGTGCGCGCTTCAACGCCCATGTCGAGCAGAAGCGCATCTCCCTCGACGACATCGCCATCGCAGCGCACCCAGTGCAGAATCGGCGCGTGGTCTCCGCTGCCCACGATCGTGGAGTAGCCGGGGCCGTTTCCGTGCGTTCGGGAATGCCGCTCGAACGTTCCCTGCAGCCAGCGTTCTCCCCCACCAGCAACCGCGCGCGGAATCTCGCGAGCGACGGCGGCGAAGCCGTTCACCGTGTCGTCGACGGCGCGACGCAACTGCCCGATCTCCCACGCGTCTTTGATCATGCGCAGTTCCGAGAGTTCTCTCTCCAGTCGATCGGATGCCGGCTGGCCCGCCAGCGCGTCGGGCACCGTTGCCGTATCCAGCCGGCCTGCCACGTGCGGGTCACGGAGTCCGCGCAGGTCGACGTCGAGCTGTCCGCGCCCGCGCACCTCGATCTGCAGCGCCTGCGACCACTCGCCGAGCGAGGGCGCCGGCCCGACCCACAGCTCGCCGTGGGCCGCATTGCCGAAGAAGTCGGTGTCGCCGGGATACGCGGGTTCGGGAACGTAGAGCACGGCATCGTGTCCGCCCGAGCGTGCACTCAGCACGATAACGGCGTCTTCGGCCGTGCATCCGGTGAGCCAGAAGAACCCGCTGTCGGGCCGAAAGTCGAAAGCGCAGTCGTTCACGCGAATCGGCGCGGTGCCCGAGAAGACCACAATGCTCTCGCCCGCGAACTGTGCGCTCAACCGCTCCCTGTGCTGTGCCGACGCCGCAGCCGCGCCCGGCTCAACGCTCGGCGCACGGTCGGGCGTCGCCCACCCCTGCCCCATGAAGCGCGTGAACTCCTCGATCTGCGCGAGCCGCGGCATCCTGGCGTCTTTTCCTGTTGGCATCGACCGTGCGTTCATCGTGACCCCTTCGTGTTGTCGATCGGCCCGCCGAACTCGGCGACCATCTGGCGCAGACGCGACACAACCGTGCCCGACCCGATGCCGTCGTGTTCGAATTCGTTCGTCACCCAGCCGCGCGCATTGCCCACGCGGCTCACGGTGTCGAGCTGCAGGTGCGCGTCGACGTACATGTCGTCGTAATACACGGCGGCGGCCACCGGCACCTCATTGTCTCGAAGTCTGTCGTGATCGTAGAGAGGGCCCCAGTCATCGCGGCTGGCGAGCAGCTCGACAGCGGGTGTGAACGGCTTGAGCAGCCTGATCTCGTCGAACATCCACGGGTACATCATCTCGCCGGTGAACAGCAGAGGCCGTGCGTCGTCTGAGAACTCCGGATGCCGCTCGTGCTCTCGCTGCGCAGCCCACGCCGTCGCTCCCGCACCGCGATGCCCGTAGATCGACTCCTGCATCACGGCGAACAGCGGGTTGTCGGCGAACGATGTGCGGGCGAGCACCTGCGCGAGAAATGTGTCGCTCAGTTCAGCGTCGCCTGCCGTCGTGGCGAATGCCTCGTCGAACAGCCAGTGCATGCGCTCGAAACCGGGCTTCATGCCGAAGTCGATGCCAAGGCTCTGCAGCCGTCGCACCGTAAGCACGTCGCCGTCTGGCAGCAGCACGTCGTTCTGAGCCAGACGATCGGCGACGCGCGACACCGTGTCGACGTCGCCCGGGTAGCGCTTCTGAAACACGCGGTTCTTCGCCGCTGTTCGCGGATACGTGCGGCGATATACCTCCGCGGCTGCGGGATCGAGCCCCGCCAAACCACCCGTGACGTAGCATGCAGCGAGCCCGTCTGGCGCGTGCGAGAGGTAGCTGAGCGTGAGAAACCCGCCGTAACTCTGCCCGAGAGTCTCCCAGCGCCCGCCGCCGAACTCGTGCACCCGCAGATGCTCGAGGTCGCGCACGATCGAGTCGGCGCGAAAGCACGCGAGGTAGTCAGCCTGGTTCTGTGCGCCGTCGATCGCCTGAATGCCGCGCGCATCGACACGGCTGCTTCGTCCCGTGCCGCGCTGGTCGGGCAGAATCACCCGGTGGGTCTTCAGCAGCTCGCCGATCCATCCCGACGCGTCGACGGGGCGCGGAGATTTGCCGCCGGGACCCCCCTGAAGATAGACGATCGCGGGCAGCGTCTCGTTCTGCTTGTCTGCGGCCACGAGCTCGCGCGCGAAGACCGTAATCTGCCGGGAGTCGCCGTCATCAAACCAGTTGAGCGGCACGACCAACTCATGATCGACGACGTGGATTCCCGGCATCGTGTAGCTGTCGACGATCACGAGTTCTCCTTCTCCGCATTTTTGACGCGCGCGGCTTCCCACTCGGGATTGATCTGCGGAACGGCGCTCAGCAGCTCACGCGTGTACTCGTGCTGCGGGGCGTCGAAGATGCTGTCACGGTCACCGTGCTCCACGATCTGCCCCTTGTGCACCACGGCAACCGAATCGGCGATGTGGCGAACGACGGCGAGGTCGTGGGCGATGAAGATGTAGCTCAGGTCACGTTCGCGCTGCAGATCTTTGAGCAGCTTGATCACAACGGCCTGCACCGACACGTCCAATGCCGATACGGCCTCGTCACACACGACGAGGCTTGGGCCAACGGCGAGCGCGCGGGCGATGCCGATGCGCTGCGCCTGCCCTCCAGAAAATTGCCCGGGGTACCGCTGGCTGTGATCGGGGTTGAGGCCCACTCTGTCCATGAGGTCGCGCACGAACTCGCGGCGCTTTGTCGGCGGTTTCACTCGCTGGTAATCAAGGGGCGCCATGACGATGCGTTCGACGGTGTGCTTGGGGTTGAGAGACGAGAACGGGTCCTGAAACACCACCTGCACCTTCGAGCGGAAGTGCGCGAGCTCTTTCCCCTTCGCGTGTGTCACGTCGACACCGTCGAGCAGCACGTTTCCCGACGTGGGCTCAAGCAGCTTTGCCGCGATGCGTGCCATCGTCGACTTGCCGCTGCCCGATTCCCCGACGATCGCGAGCGTCTCACGTGCGTTCACGGCGAAGCTCACGTCGTCGACGGCGGTGAACTCGTTCTTGCCCGAGAACACGACACCGCTCCCCTGTGTGATGAACGTCTTCGTGAGGCCCTTGACCTCCAGCAGCGGTGTGCGGGCGTCACTCATGGCTCACCCCCTTGATGTCTCCGACCACGTCGGTGATGCGCGGAACGGCGTCAAGCAGTGCCTTCGTGTACGACGACCGCGGGTTCGAGAAGATCTCGGCTACCGGAGCATGCTCGCGCGTCTCACCGTTCTGCATCACGAGCACCTCGTCGGCGACCTCGCTGACGACGGCGAGATCGTGCGTAATGAACAGCATCCCCGTTCCGGTCTCTTCTTGCAGCTCGGTCATGAGCTCGAGAATCTGTGCTTGCACCGTTACGTCGAGAGCCGTGGTGGGCTCGTCGGCGATAATCAGATCGGGTTCGAGGCAGAGCGCCATGGCGATCATGATGCGCTGCCTCATTCCGCCAGAGAACTGGTGCGGATAATGGTCGACACGGCGTTCCGGGTCAGCGATCTTTACCCGCCGCATGGCGTTGATCGCAACCTTTCTGCCGTCTCGCTTCGACCCTCCGCGGTGGGCGCGATAGGCCTCACTGATCTGCAGCCCGACCGTGTAATACGGGTTGAGAGACGAGAGCGGGTCTTGAAAGATCATGGCGATCTTCTCCCCGCGCACTCGGCGCATCTCGTGATCGGAGCGGTCGAGCAGATCATGGCCAAAGAACCGGATGCGGCCGGTCGTCGCCCCGCCGTCGGGAAGCAGCCCCATGATGGCGAGCGATGTCATCGACTTGCCCGAGCCGGACTCGCCGACGATGCCGAGCGTCTTGCCCGGCTCGATGCGAAACGAGGAGTCCTTGACGACGTCAATCGGGCCGCGAACGGTTTGGAATGTCACCGTGAGGTTCTCCACCTCGAGCAGCGACGATCCGTCAATCGGAATCGAAACGGTCTTGAGGGAGCCCGTCTTGGGTGCCGTGTTCTTCGTGGTTGGTCGTCTCATTGCGTCTTCACCCTCACTCTCGGGTCGAGCACCGAATAGAGCAGGTCGACGCCGATGTTCGCGACAACCACGAGCGCGGCGGCGAGAAGCGTGACTCCCATGATGACGGGCTGGTCGTTCTGGGTAATCGAGTCGGCGGTGAGCTTACCCACACCGTTGAGGCCGAACACGGTCTCGGTGATGAGCGCACCGCCGAGAAGCGATGCGAAGTCCATACCGAACAGTGTCACCGCTGGCGTCAGCGCAGGTCGCAATGCGTGGCGTCGCAGGACGAGCCCCGGCGCGAGTCCCTTCGCACGAGCCGTGCGAATGAACCCCTGCCCGAGAGTATCGATGACGTTCGCCCGCACCAGCCTGGTATACATGGCCGCGTACATGAACGCGAGCACTGCCCACGGCATGATGTACGCCTGGAACCACTGCACAGGATCGTCACTGAATGGAACGGCGTTAGGAAAGGGCAGCCACTTCAGCTTGACGACAAAAACGTACTGCAGCACGAGGGCGACGAAGTAGTTCGGCAGGCTGATCCCCGACAGTGCGGCGACCATCGTGCTGCGATCCCACCAAGTGCCTCGCTTGACGGCGCCGAGAAGTCCTCCGCCGACACCGGCGAAGAGCCACAGGACTGCAGCGCCGACGGCGAGGGTGACGCTGACGGGAAGCCGCTGGATGATCATGTCGAGCACCGATTGGCTGGTCTGGAAGCTGTAGCCGAGGCACGGCGCTGCACAGTGCACGGCGTTGACGCCCTCGCCATAGTCGCGTCCGATGAAAAGTCCGGAGATGAACACCCAGACCTGCTCCCAGAAGGGCCTGTCGAGCCCCAGCTGCTCATGAATGTCGGCGATGCGATCGGGAGTACAGGTCTTACCGCAGATCATGTAGGCGGGGTCGGGCGACAGCACGAAGAACACCGTGTACGTAAACACAGTGATGAGGAACAGCACGACGATGCCGGCAAGAACACGTTTGAGAATGTAGAACAGCATCAGGCAGCATCCCCCGCATCGAGTTGCTTCTGCAGGTGGTCGCCCACAACGGTGAACGCGAGCACTGTAAAGAAGAGGAACAGACCAGGAATCATGAAGTAGGTCGGGTCGACCGCGTACCACGACACTGATGACGCGATCATCTGACCCCAGGAGGGCGTTGGCGGGGTGACGCCGACACCAAGAAACGACAGCGCGGCTTCCGTGCCGATGTACTGCGGCACAGACAGCGTCGACAGCACGATGATCGTTCCGCGAAGATTGGGAAGTATTTCTTTGAACGCGATGCGTCCCGGGCTCGCACCCGACGCTCGCGCCGACTCGACGAACTCGCCGTTGCGCAGAGACATCGTCTGTCCACGTACGACGCGTGCCGTGTAGGGCCAGGCAAAAACGCTCAGCACGATCACGAGGAGTAACGGCCGGTTGCCCGCGGGTAATGCCGAGAGCAGCGCGATCATGAAGATGAGCGCGGGGAACGCCATGAGAAAGTCCATCAACCGTGAGATCAGCTGATCGAGGATGCCGCCGAAGAACCCGGCGAGCATGCCGAATACGACGCCGAGAATTGTCGTCACGATGGTGGCACTGACGGCAATGGTGAGAGAGACCTGCGCACCGTATGCAATGCGCATGAAAACGTCGCGCCCGCTGCCAGGCTCGACGCCGAACCAATGCTCGGCACCAGCGCCGCCCCACGGGCCGATGGGCAGCCCGCCGAGAGCGGGATCGATCGCTGACTCGTCGTAGCTATAGGGACCGACGCCGGTGATCTGCTCGAGCAGCGGCGCACACAGCGCCAAAAGCACGATGAACACGATCCAGATTGCGCTGATCACGACGGACGGTGTGCTTCGCAACGCGGCGACCACCCGTTTCACGGGGCTCGGGGCGCTGCCGCCGCTCAGCGACGACAGCACCCCTTTCGAGCCTGCCGCGAGTTCACTCGCAGGTGCTGACATGTACTACTCGTCCACGCTCTTCACACCGACGATGGCGTAGTCAATGCCGCCCGAGTACCCGATGTGCAGGTAGGCATTTGCAATGTTGCTGCCTGTCACGGTTACCGTCTTTTCCC
The Paramicrobacterium chengjingii DNA segment above includes these coding regions:
- a CDS encoding ATP-binding cassette domain-containing protein, which encodes MSDARTPLLEVKGLTKTFITQGSGVVFSGKNEFTAVDDVSFAVNARETLAIVGESGSGKSTMARIAAKLLEPTSGNVLLDGVDVTHAKGKELAHFRSKVQVVFQDPFSSLNPKHTVERIVMAPLDYQRVKPPTKRREFVRDLMDRVGLNPDHSQRYPGQFSGGQAQRIGIARALAVGPSLVVCDEAVSALDVSVQAVVIKLLKDLQRERDLSYIFIAHDLAVVRHIADSVAVVHKGQIVEHGDRDSIFDAPQHEYTRELLSAVPQINPEWEAARVKNAEKENS
- a CDS encoding ABC transporter ATP-binding protein, producing the protein MRRPTTKNTAPKTGSLKTVSIPIDGSSLLEVENLTVTFQTVRGPIDVVKDSSFRIEPGKTLGIVGESGSGKSMTSLAIMGLLPDGGATTGRIRFFGHDLLDRSDHEMRRVRGEKIAMIFQDPLSSLNPYYTVGLQISEAYRAHRGGSKRDGRKVAINAMRRVKIADPERRVDHYPHQFSGGMRQRIMIAMALCLEPDLIIADEPTTALDVTVQAQILELMTELQEETGTGMLFITHDLAVVSEVADEVLVMQNGETREHAPVAEIFSNPRSSYTKALLDAVPRITDVVGDIKGVSHE
- a CDS encoding ABC transporter permease, with product MLFYILKRVLAGIVVLFLITVFTYTVFFVLSPDPAYMICGKTCTPDRIADIHEQLGLDRPFWEQVWVFISGLFIGRDYGEGVNAVHCAAPCLGYSFQTSQSVLDMIIQRLPVSVTLAVGAAVLWLFAGVGGGLLGAVKRGTWWDRSTMVAALSGISLPNYFVALVLQYVFVVKLKWLPFPNAVPFSDDPVQWFQAYIMPWAVLAFMYAAMYTRLVRANVIDTLGQGFIRTARAKGLAPGLVLRRHALRPALTPAVTLFGMDFASLLGGALITETVFGLNGVGKLTADSITQNDQPVIMGVTLLAAALVVVANIGVDLLYSVLDPRVRVKTQ
- a CDS encoding ABC transporter permease, coding for MSAPASELAAGSKGVLSSLSGGSAPSPVKRVVAALRSTPSVVISAIWIVFIVLLALCAPLLEQITGVGPYSYDESAIDPALGGLPIGPWGGAGAEHWFGVEPGSGRDVFMRIAYGAQVSLTIAVSATIVTTILGVVFGMLAGFFGGILDQLISRLMDFLMAFPALIFMIALLSALPAGNRPLLLVIVLSVFAWPYTARVVRGQTMSLRNGEFVESARASGASPGRIAFKEILPNLRGTIIVLSTLSVPQYIGTEAALSFLGVGVTPPTPSWGQMIASSVSWYAVDPTYFMIPGLFLFFTVLAFTVVGDHLQKQLDAGDAA